TGTTTCTTTAGGGGAAAGTGGGATCATTGCCAATCATATACCATTTTATTTGCATATAGATAAGGATACcaacaagaaatatttgcaaGGTCATATAGCGAAAgtaaatcatcaaatacCCTCACTTAAAGAGGAAGGTGAGGtgttaattatatttcaatctCCTAGTTCTTACATTAGTCCCTCGTATTATCCATCTAAACATGAAACCCATAAATTTGTACCTACGTGGGATTTCGCTAGTATGCATTGCTATGGAATTTCGAGAGTTATTGATGACTTTGACTGGGTCAGAGCTCAACTTAACAATTTTACAGATCAACAAGAAATCAAGAGATCAGATCCTTGGAAAGTCAGTGATGCACCTGAAAATTACgtaaaattaaaacaaaaGGCTATTACTGGCttagaaattgaaataactAGAATTGAGtgcaaattcaagtttgaacaggaaaagaaaaagcAGGATATTGATGGGGTTGTCGATGGTTTGAACGAAGATAACAAACCAGAAATTGCCCAATATGTTAGAGAGGCAAATGAAACATCCTAATtaaaatgatatattataGTACAGTAAACTAATTAGaggaaataataataaattattcgaGTATATTACAAGTATTTCATATGACTTTAGGTCATTATCTATACGTAATCCATGTACATCCTCTACATGATTAATATGGAGTAAATCTGCTTCCTCCTCTGAAACCTCCTCTTCCTCCTCTTGGTCCTCTTCCTCTAAAACCACCTCTAAAGCCTCCCCTACCTCTAAAACCACCTCCTCTTGGAAAACCACCACCTCTATTTGTAGAACTCATTCCTGGGACATTCGTTCTCTTGGCACAAACTTTTAACTCACGATCTCTGAAGGTCGAACCATCCAATGTTGCTACGGCTTTATTGACACCATCAATATCAGCGAACTCTAAATATGCAAATCCTTTAGGCTGCCCTgtaaatttattcaagGGTATAGTAACTCTGTTAACCACTCCGCCACTTGAAAAATGCTGCTGTAATTCTAATGGAGTCGAGCCATAATCCACGTTACCAATATACACCGAACGAGAATCAATGTCTCgtctttcttcttctgaagGATCATTATTCGAGTCATTGCTTAATTGAGAATGAAGCTCTCGTAATTTAGCAGCTTCCTTTTCCATCTCTTCCATACGTGAGTTCACAGCATTTGATTCATCGTTACTAGGAGCTCCTTGATCATTGGTAGGTTCCCCTATTTCTTGTTGTGAAGTTGTCTCCATTTCATTCGGTTCCTCTACTGAATCATGAGGCTTTTGTTGTTCTTGCATAGGTACTTCTTCAGACATAtcttaaaaaaattttcactGAGgcttctttcttcaacaaaGAATATAATGTTATTAGATCGATAATTGATAACAGAGAATATTTCTACATCTACTATCCTATGCAATGAACTATAGTAGTTCTTCGCTACgacattgaaaaaaaattgaaatgtCGCATATTTACAAGGTGTAATATGCAATATGTATTATGATGTTATTAGAGAAACTTAGAAGCCTCCAGGTAAATTTCTTTCTCTATTTAATGCTTTACCGATATGATTACCTTTAATGGAAAGAGGGGCTGTTGCAGCGACTTCGTTATTATTAACGGAACCGTATTTGGCTCGTCTTGATCTCTTACCATGTAATGGCAATAAGTGATCACCCTCTGCAAGTAGAAAATCATCATCGGTTT
The nucleotide sequence above comes from Debaryomyces hansenii CBS767 chromosome A complete sequence. Encoded proteins:
- a CDS encoding DEHA2D01518p (similar to uniprot|P36087 Saccharomyces cerevisiae YKL070W); the protein is MYIPKHYSEENWEQQENLIKANPLGTVVSLGESGIIANHIPFYLHIDKDTNKKYLQGHIAKVNHQIPSLKEEGEVLIIFQSPSSYISPSYYPSKHETHKFVPTWDFASMHCYGISRVIDDFDWVRAQLNNFTDQQEIKRSDPWKVSDAPENYVKLKQKAITGLEIEITRIECKFKFEQEKKKQDIDGVVDGLNEDNKPEIAQYVREANETS
- a CDS encoding DEHA2D01540p (similar to CA5602|IPF554 Candida albicans); amino-acid sequence: MSEEVPMQEQQKPHDSVEEPNEMETTSQQEIGEPTNDQGAPSNDESNAVNSRMEEMEKEAAKLRELHSQLSNDSNNDPSEEERRDIDSRSVYIGNVDYGSTPLELQQHFSSGGVVNRVTIPLNKFTGQPKGFAYLEFADIDGVNKAVATLDGSTFRDRELKVCAKRTNVPGMSSTNRGGGFPRGGGFRGRGGFRGGFRGRGPRGGRGGFRGGSRFTPY